A stretch of the Capsicum annuum cultivar UCD-10X-F1 chromosome 10, UCD10Xv1.1, whole genome shotgun sequence genome encodes the following:
- the LOC107852922 gene encoding probable glutathione S-transferase, whose translation MSGVKLLGINGSPASRRVEWALKIKGVEYEFIEEDLQNKSQLLLESNPVYKKIPVLLHNGKPIAESLVIIEYIDEVFEGPCILPKDPYDRAIARFWAKFLDEKCLPAVWKALWSQGEEQEEDKKEAYEVLKVLDNELKDKKFFGGDGIGFVDIAANFVGFWIGIVEEATGVVLVTSEKFPNFCAWRNKYLNCDQVKENMPSREMLLGYFKSRVQAVANGPK comes from the exons ATGTCAGGAGTGAAATTGCTTGGTATCAACGGGAGTCCAGCTAGTAGAAGAGTTGAATGGGCTTTGAAAATTAAGGGAGTTGAATATGAATTTATAGAAGAAGATTTACAGAATAAGAGCCAATTACTTCTTGAATCGAATCCAGTTTACAAGAAAATTCCAGTGTTGTTGCATAATGGCAAGCCAATTGCTGAGTCACTtgttattattgagtatattgatgaGGTATTTGAAGGGCCTTGTATATTACCTAAAGATCCTTATGATAGAGCAATTGCTCGTTTTTGGGCGAAGTTCCTCGATGAGAAG TGCTTACCAGCAGTGTGGAAAGCATTATGGAGCCAAGGAGAAGAACAGGAGGAAGATAAAAAGGAAGCTTATGAAGTCCTTAAAGTTCTTGACAACGAACTCAAGGACAAGAAGTTCTTTGGTGGAGACggcatcggatttgttgacatAGCAGCCAATTTTGTCGGATTTTGGATAGGAATTGTTGAAGAAGCCACTGGAGTTGTGCTGGTGACTAGtgaaaaatttccaaatttttgtGCGTGGAGAAATAAGTACCTTAATTGCGACCAAGTTAAGGAAAATATGCCTTCCCGAGAAATGCTGCTTGGTTATTTCAAGTCTCGGGTTCAAGCTGTTGCGAATGGTCCTAAATGA